The genomic region CTCCTCTGCTCCGCCAACGTCTCACGTGGATTACTGGTTTGGTTGTACGCCTGTTGTCGCTCCTCTATCCGCCTCctcctctcctcctcctccctcctGAGCTCACCCTCCTTCCGCCGTTGATACTCCTCCTGTCGTCTCCGCTGCTCGGCCTCCCATCTTCTCGCTGTATCATCAACTCGTGACGAACTAGGATATGTAATCGGTGGTGATGGGCCTCTTGAACGACCGTGCGCTCTTCCGGGTGGATTATTGTAACCATTGGCCCCCGATGTTCTCCTAAATTCATCAAGAACTCTCCTATCCCTTTCCTCCCGATTATCAACAACAATTGGACGATTTCTCTCAATGTAGTCCTTTAATTTTCTCTCCTGATCCCTCTGTTCCGCCGATAACCTCATCTCATACTCCTTGTGAATCCTCTCAATCTCCGAATTTATCTGGTTATCATTTCTCCGATTTTCTTGATTCCTTTGTCTCACCAATTGCTCTCGTCTTCTCTTCTCCATCTCCTCACGTTGAAGTTTCAGATACTCTTGTCGTTTTCTTTCAGCCACTGTTTGTACTCGTTCATTGTCAGATTCATCTTCATCCCCTGAAATATAACCatcattttcaccaaaacCCCAGAGACCGTCCATGGTACTCGAAGAGGCTTTAGAACTCACTGGCTTGTCCAATATTGACCTTACCTTACGACCACCAACGAGGTCACCACGTAgtggcatttttttcaaatcaaattCAACGTCTGAGTCCTGCTCAGGTCTCATATCTCCAcgatgtttaatttttttatttaaaatcatctccaaatttttcaactttactAGCTCATCCATATCCTCGTAGTGACGTGGCTGATCATCCTCATTGTAATCCCAGTCTATAGTCACTGGATGAACTGGTAGAACAGGTGGTACTTCGGATTCAGCGTGAGCGTACTCTTGACTTGACTcgtttttcactgaaattgaTCTTGGCTCACGGCTGAATGGCTCTATCGGTGCCTCAAGGCCTTCACACCCAATTTGAAGTTCCGGCACACCCACTGAATCGTTGTCTTTCCGCTCCTTATGAGTCGTTTGTGTCTCACGTAggggtgagaatttttttctcattcctgGTTTATGGAGCTTCTTATATTCTTCGTGAACAACCTTcgaagatttatttttcattagttttttATGGGGGATTGGGTTGGTCCAGGGAGGAAGGGGTTGTGCGTACAAGTTTGCGTCATCGAGATTGGTTAGTCGATAGATCTCCATTGAACCGGGACCTTGGTCTTCGATTCTCTGACCTGCTGGTGAAAAAAGTAGACTTTAGTAGAGATATGCTGAATTTTTTAACTGTGGGACGATAAATGTCGGGGAATGAATGATAAGAtgggaaaaatcataaagtCAGGAGTAGTGCAACCCTCATAAGGACATTTCTTCTGAAAGTTAATTAGCAAAAACATGAGAATAAGCAATTCTTTCCAGAGAATTAGATAGTTCCCCTCTATATGTGCtcattagaattttagaattgaTGTTGGACACTTACAAAGTGCACATTACCATCCGAGTATGAATTATTCGAATAGAAGTCGTACAGAATCCCATGATTTCCCATGAGACGTCCCAATGATCATATTTCTCACTGATTGGAACCAAGTGCAATCATTTCGAGCCATTTGATATAATTTGATATAATCTCACTTCAAGCTTTATAACGTAAGGGACAAAGCCCCCTTGTTGGTCCCAATTAGAGGAGAATTTTCTTCATTGCAAGACTATTTACGATGTCTCACAAACTTAATAAGCTCGAATGTCGATCGGTAAGACCCACAAATGCTATTTTAATTTGGAAGAAAGAAAAGAGAGTAGGGAGTTCCATAAAATTCAaacctgtttctctctgcacTGGCAGCAATACTCTATTTCGATAGGATTCACTGTTTCGCATGCAAATGTACCACATTTGTGTTTTTCTATTGTTTTGTGAGCGATCGAATTCAAGAGTGTGCGAGAGGTGAAATTTCCACCGCTTTAAACATAATATATTTCGATATATATGAGTGGGAGATGTACAGCGTTCATCGAGGGTAAGTGTGATCTTCCCAAGAGTCGAAAAACCCTTTTTCCGCAAGTGATCAAACTCTATATTCTATCGGAATgtctgaaatttatttttacgtaCGTGGAATGTGCATGGAATTCCCCTTTACAGAAgagcgatgaaaaaatttttttttcaatgaaaatctaTATTTCCAAATGTCAAAATTGATTACcaatgtcataaaattttACACCCTCCGTATTTCAGGATTAACCAAATATTCTCGAAACATACCCCGTTACCCCTCCTCAATCTAATCGGAAATTTCCTCGATTCCATAATCAAACAATTTCCATTCCCAATTACAGTGTAATTAGAATTAACGATTCTCAAAACAGCAACATGCACTCCACCAGTGTTCCCTCCAATTACCGTATTTTTATCTCCCATTAAAAAGCAATTGCAAAGGAATGTTGCTAACAAACCAGATGGTGATTTCGAGTAATGCTCAGCTTGCAACTCCGGCGACTTCTTCCAAGGTGACTGTAGCAATCTATCGATTGGTCTTTTTTCGCTTCGATCTGTTGCCGTCCATTTCAACTCCAGAGTGTCCTGAACCGTTGGTCCTTTACGCTGAGCCAGCGCACTCCACGGGTATTGATCGTCAACAGGAGAGGTTAAATCAGTGGCTGAGTTACTTTTCACTAATGTGCCGGGCATCACCAGCATCACAATCAGATAAAACATCCTCACTTCGCCTTTCCCCATTATTTGTCTTGAAAAATCTTCGGGGTTTCGTTTGATTGGAAGATTTTTCGGTTTAAAGTGGTATGAGATAAGTCCTGCTGAGCCTAAAAAGCCTAAAagaaataattcatcattGATCATTTTCTCTATTACATTTAAACTTTGATGTGAGTAAGATATTAATCCAACAGTCTTTCATTTGACAAGACCCATTTCCCATAAAATGCCCTGTAGGACACCCAGAATTCTGGATTATTCATCACCAATTCATTTTCACACAGGACTTTCAGGTGATGACTTGTGATAATCAAATGTATCACTGGAAACAGGACAGCAATAACAAAGTTTCCAttcgaaatttaaaaaaggaGCAATATTAGTGAAGCAGATAATAACGATCACATGCCTTTTGTCGAATAGGCCCAAACCCCTTGTTTTACATTATCGCTAATGCAATAAACTCATCAGCTCAACAGGTGAGGAATAGCAATGATCTATCGATTGTGGTGGTAAAATTTTTCCCTTAAAATCAGTCACGTCGTCCTGGCAACCCACAACTCTCTTCTCCACGTGGAGCaccaattttgaaaaattgaattgttggtACCAGTCTGAATAGTTTGCGCGCACGACCAACACACCACTGAAGATGAAGTGATCTTGACACACTGCCGGTGCCAGGGACTCGTCACAGAATTAAATGGACGTCTCACTATTCCCCTCACTCTCTTTCCCCCCCTGGCCCCCTTCGCTCCCCGGATACTCATCCGCCACTCTGACTCTTGCTATCTGTCCTCGTTGTCTCTTCCCCATCTTTTTTTATGCATCATGCTGGTGATGTACCTAGGCTCATTGCGCACAGATAGGCTAGCGGGAGGCCCCCCGGTGCTCGCCCCGTCACCATCAATTGACATCGCTCTTCATCTCACACCAGTCCTACCTACCACTGGCAATTCGTCGACCTGACGCGATCCTAATAAATTCTCAGATTCCTTTCATAATTCCAACAATTGTCGAGAATAGAGGG from Diachasmimorpha longicaudata isolate KC_UGA_2023 chromosome 1, iyDiaLong2, whole genome shotgun sequence harbors:
- the LOC135172922 gene encoding calponin homology domain-containing protein DDB_G0272472-like isoform X1 yields the protein MGKGEVRMFYLIVMLVMPGTLVKSNSATDLTSPVDDQYPWSALAQRKGPTVQDTLELKWTATDRSEKRPIDRLLQSPWKKSPELQAEHYSKSPSAGQRIEDQGPGSMEIYRLTNLDDANLYAQPLPPWTNPIPHKKLMKNKSSKVVHEEYKKLHKPGMRKKFSPLRETQTTHKERKDNDSVGVPELQIGCEGLEAPIEPFSREPRSISVKNESSQEYAHAESEVPPVLPVHPVTIDWDYNEDDQPRHYEDMDELVKLKNLEMILNKKIKHRGDMRPEQDSDVEFDLKKMPLRGDLVGGRKVRSILDKPVSSKASSSTMDGLWGFGENDGYISGDEDESDNERVQTVAERKRQEYLKLQREEMEKRRREQLVRQRNQENRRNDNQINSEIERIHKEYEMRLSAEQRDQERKLKDYIERNRPIVVDNREERDRRVLDEFRRTSGANGYNNPPGRAHGRSRGPSPPITYPSSSRVDDTARRWEAEQRRRQEEYQRRKEGELRREEEERRRRIEERQQAYNQTSNPRETLAEQRRRMEESRRADEWRRELERRKEMQNQSNNNPYRRPEEWRKVEEKMTWERENGNDEEENRRNQARLREEERRRRVMEEKQKRWDDARLNSLPVSARIILVPNSSVRSSTSSPFVHSRGNFDDDDNVQFSGINPNRPGLSAGRFPAALTPRPPRISPSPCVWAVVQCCPNSDQRRLNSCFEYLGCPGVNWDPNPCASAHSDAARAQVAEFYESANQP
- the LOC135172922 gene encoding calponin homology domain-containing protein DDB_G0272472-like isoform X2 produces the protein MGKGEVRMFYLIVMLVMPGTLVKSNSATDLTSPVDDQYPWSALAQRKGPTVQDTLELKWTATDRSEKRPIDRLLQSPWKKSPELQAEHYSKSPSGQRIEDQGPGSMEIYRLTNLDDANLYAQPLPPWTNPIPHKKLMKNKSSKVVHEEYKKLHKPGMRKKFSPLRETQTTHKERKDNDSVGVPELQIGCEGLEAPIEPFSREPRSISVKNESSQEYAHAESEVPPVLPVHPVTIDWDYNEDDQPRHYEDMDELVKLKNLEMILNKKIKHRGDMRPEQDSDVEFDLKKMPLRGDLVGGRKVRSILDKPVSSKASSSTMDGLWGFGENDGYISGDEDESDNERVQTVAERKRQEYLKLQREEMEKRRREQLVRQRNQENRRNDNQINSEIERIHKEYEMRLSAEQRDQERKLKDYIERNRPIVVDNREERDRRVLDEFRRTSGANGYNNPPGRAHGRSRGPSPPITYPSSSRVDDTARRWEAEQRRRQEEYQRRKEGELRREEEERRRRIEERQQAYNQTSNPRETLAEQRRRMEESRRADEWRRELERRKEMQNQSNNNPYRRPEEWRKVEEKMTWERENGNDEEENRRNQARLREEERRRRVMEEKQKRWDDARLNSLPVSARIILVPNSSVRSSTSSPFVHSRGNFDDDDNVQFSGINPNRPGLSAGRFPAALTPRPPRISPSPCVWAVVQCCPNSDQRRLNSCFEYLGCPGVNWDPNPCASAHSDAARAQVAEFYESANQP